In Neofelis nebulosa isolate mNeoNeb1 chromosome 10, mNeoNeb1.pri, whole genome shotgun sequence, one DNA window encodes the following:
- the NLRP10 gene encoding NACHT, LRR and PYD domains-containing protein 10 yields the protein MALAHSPRETLFWVLSDLEEKSFKQFKFHLRDRSLLERQPQLARGELEDLSRVDLASLLISLYGAQEASKVVLRILKVMNLLELVDQLSHICLNDYREIYREHVRGLEERQEGGPCGSHSQLLLVARPSQESPESSALPVLEQELDSVSLQALFDPGERPYQAPPTVVLQGSAGTGKTTLARKMVLDWATGTLYQGRFDYVFYVSCREVVLLQEGRLNQLLLWCCGDNQAPVDEMLREPERLLFILDGFDELQRPFAKGLKRLSPSPMGEILHCLIRREMLSTSSLLITTRPLALPNLKPLLKQSHHIHILGFSEDERRKYFSSYFTDEEQARNAFDIVQGNDILYKSCQIPGICWVVCSWLKEQMEKGREISETPSNGTDIFMAYVSTFLPPSDNGGGSELTRHRVLMGLCSLAAEGIQHQRFMFEEADLRKYNLDGTRLAAFLSSMDYQEGFDIKKFYTFRHISFQEFFYAMSYLVKEDQSQLGKESHRKVNSLLDEEGQAGNEEMTLSTRFLLDISRKETSSNFELKFSLKISPSVQQDLKNFKEKMESIKCNRAWDLELSLYKSKIKNLVKGVQMSDISFKMEHSNKKKSHGKNSFSVKTSLSNGWKEKQKCPCDNNIAKAQEKSSNGKGREAEE from the exons ATGGCCCTGGCCCACAGCCCCCGAGAGACATTGTTCTGGGTTTTGAGTGACCTTGAGGAGAAAAGCTTCAAGCAATTCAAGTTCCACTTACGGGACAGAAGCCTGCTTGAGAGGCAGCCGCAGCTGGCTCGGGGGGAGCTGGAGGACCTGAGCCGGGTGGACCTGGCTTCTTTGCTGATTTCCCTGTATGGAGCACAGGAGGCCTCAAAGGTGGTGCTCAGGATCCTGAAGGTCATGAACCTGTTGGAACTAGTGGACCAGCTCAGCCACATCTGTCTGAATG ATTACAGAGAAATATACCGAGAGCATGTGCGCGGCCTGGAGGAGAGGCAAGAGGGGGGACCCTGCGGCAGCCACAGCCAGCTGCTCCTCGTGGCCAGGCCTAGCCAGGAGAGCCCAGAATCGTCTGCCCTCCCCGTTCTGGAGCAAGAGCTGGACTCTGTGTCGCTGCAGGCTCTGTTTGATCCAGGAGAAAGGCCTTACCAAGCCCCGCCCACAGTGGTACTACAGGGGTCTGCTGGCACTGGAAAGACAACACTGGCCAGAAAAATGGTGCTGGACTGGGCCACTGGCACCCTTTACCAAGGCCGGTTTGATTATGTTTTTTATGTCAGCTGCAGAGAAGTGGTCCTGTTGCAGGAGGGCAGACTGAACCAGCTCCTCTTGTGGTGTTGTGGGGACAACCAGGCACCTGTGGATGAGATGTTGAGGGAGCCAGAGCGGCTGCTGTTCATCCTGGATGGCTTTGATGAGCTGCAGAGGCCCTTTGCAAAGGGCTTGAAGAGgctgagtccgagccccatggGGGAAATCCTGCACTGTCTAATTAGGAGAGAGATGCTTTCCACGTCTTCACTTCTTATCACCACCCGGCCCCTGGCTTTGCCGAATCTGAAGCCCTTGCTGAAACAGTCGCATCATATTCACATCCTAGGCTTTTCTGAGGATGAGAGGAGGAAGTATTTCAGCTCCTATTTCACGGATGAGGAGCAAGCCAGAAATGCCTTTGACATTGTACAAGGGAATGATATTCTCTACAAATCATGTCAGATTCCAGGCATCTGTTGGGTGGTCTGCTCCTGGTTGAAGGAGCagatggagaagggcagggagatcTCAGAGACTCCCAGTAATGGCACAGACATCTTCATGGCTTATGTCTCTACCTTCCTGCCGCCCAGTGACAACGGAGGCGGCTCTGAGCTTACCCGGCACAGGGTCCTGATGGGTCTGTGCTCCTTAGCAGCTGAGGGGATCCAGCACCAGAGGTTCATGTTTGAAGAAGCTGACCTCAGGAAGTACAATTTAGATGGGACCAGGCTTGCTGCTTTCCTGAGCAGCATGGATTACCAAGAGGGATTTGACATCAAGAAGTTCTATACCTTCCGCCACATTAGTTTCCAGGAATTTTTTTATGCCATGTCCTACCTGGTGAAAGAGGACCAGAGTCAGCTGGGGAAAGAGTCCCACAGAAAAGTAAACAGCCTTCTGGATGaagaggggcaggcagggaaCGAGGAGATGACCCTCAGTACACGGTTTTTATTGGACATATCGAGAAAAGAGACCTCCTCGAACTTTGAGCTAAAGTTCTCCCTCAAAATTTCTCCCTCGGTACAGCAGGAtctgaagaattttaaagaaaaaatggaatctATAAAATGTAATAGGGCCTGGGATTTGGAATTATCTCTGTATAAGTCTAAAATAAAGAATCTGGTAAAGGGCGTTCAGATGAGCGATATATCGTTTAAGATGGaacattcaaataaaaagaaatcccatgGCAAGAACTCATTTTCTGTCAAAACCAGCTTGAGCAATggatggaaagaaaagcaaaaatgtccTTGTGACAATAATATAGCAAAGGCTCAAGAGAAGTCTTCTaatggaaaaggcagagaggcagaggaatgA